The following coding sequences lie in one Leptotrichia hongkongensis genomic window:
- a CDS encoding SDR family NAD(P)-dependent oxidoreductase yields MKTKYTVITGASSGIGRAVALKFAERNKNLILIARRKNLIEDLKSEILKKNPNLDILVIDFDLTDVDKIPELYSKLNNYHIETLINNAGFGMYGNVKEQPLNKISDMLHLNVEALTLLSSLYVQDYHNEKGSQLINISSAGGYTIVPNAIVYCATKFYVNAFTEGLALELKQNNAQLKAKVLAPAATKTNFGNVATGKTNFDYDKSYPNYHTSEEMANFLIQLYESDKTVGYISRETFEFDLSDGFFQNAFSSKNNVKF; encoded by the coding sequence ATGAAAACAAAATATACTGTTATAACAGGAGCAAGTTCGGGAATAGGTAGAGCTGTGGCTCTAAAATTCGCAGAAAGAAATAAAAATCTTATTCTGATTGCACGACGAAAAAATTTAATAGAAGACTTAAAAAGCGAAATTTTAAAGAAAAATCCGAATTTGGACATTCTTGTAATAGATTTTGACTTAACCGATGTTGATAAAATTCCTGAACTATATTCAAAATTAAACAACTATCATATTGAAACTTTAATAAACAATGCAGGTTTTGGAATGTATGGCAATGTAAAAGAGCAACCTTTAAATAAAATTTCAGATATGCTTCATCTCAATGTAGAAGCATTAACTTTGTTATCTTCCTTATACGTCCAAGATTACCACAACGAAAAAGGCTCTCAATTAATCAATATCTCCTCAGCAGGAGGCTACACAATCGTCCCAAACGCAATTGTCTACTGTGCCACCAAATTTTACGTAAACGCCTTTACAGAAGGACTTGCACTAGAATTAAAGCAAAATAACGCACAATTAAAAGCAAAAGTCCTAGCACCTGCTGCAACCAAAACTAACTTTGGAAATGTCGCAACTGGTAAAACTAATTTTGATTATGATAAATCTTATCCAAACTATCATACATCCGAAGAAATGGCAAATTTTCTCATTCAACTTTACGAAAGCGACAAAACTGTCGGTTACATCAGCCGTGAAACTTTTGAATTTGACTTATCCGATGGATTTTTTCAAAATGCATTTAGTTCTAAAAATAATGTGAAATTTTAA